A DNA window from Sylvia atricapilla isolate bSylAtr1 chromosome 6, bSylAtr1.pri, whole genome shotgun sequence contains the following coding sequences:
- the ZNF408 gene encoding LOW QUALITY PROTEIN: zinc finger protein 408 (The sequence of the model RefSeq protein was modified relative to this genomic sequence to represent the inferred CDS: inserted 4 bases in 3 codons; deleted 3 bases in 3 codons; substituted 5 bases at 5 genomic stop codons), whose protein sequence is MAIRHLEILLPALIHPSCLCVCAGDPEVSKAIALETTVLNDPVSRLSTKYFHRLQEASKHEPWQATDRESACRAHLNRIKTSGRCKEELDKGVDPRPAAEKVEMGQQAASPGDLDLLSPSSRVXFSAPLVGKPCKVHALISPLQKCLQNSAGRKTWQESQKPSPTXGETIEICDKESKASKTSDXTFPEHEGKGSLEAPEWQEEYTELMEDYSGSPGPPLKSLSQKEIIKHRWCSRECDKAFLWLXHPKKHHLVHPGHKPLXCREYGKGCRSEGSLKARTLAHGAVWPFHPLYKLCCPKXGLQGHQVPHSGQHLLSCQQCGKAFAHWLSLHMHKEIHLATGTGPAGPKGCQCALCGCHLANPSSLLHHMHLHMGECAFTCKQCSKSCTLATKLWGHQKSHPAGKPCKYELCGMGCTLPQSLVHCTLTYKVGKDSEELTITVASLALDLPQAARKKPQRKGQQGRLVAEPTLLMVXVLRPVSKAELLITASSHCIATYQSQGRXPDPGAHRTKAMCPSAKDKIVLSELEDKCIVMQDEASLISDMVIIQEGQGMGFGALAEVVEVKTDTCLSQHALADLLLYLLK, encoded by the exons ATGGCGATACGCCACCTAGAAATACTGCTC CCAGCGTTAATTCATCCATCGTGCCTTTGTGTTTGTGCAGGGGATCCCGAGGTCTCCAAGGCAATAGCTCTTGAAACTACCGTCCTCAATGACCCTGTTAGCAGGCTGTCCACCAAATATTTCCACAGGCTGCAAGAAGCTTCCAAACATGAGCCATGGCAAGCCACGGACCGAGAATCAGCATGTCGAGCCCATCTCAACCGTATTAAGACCAGTGGCAGGTGTAAAGAAGAACTGGATAAGGGTGTGGATCCCAGacctgcagcagaaaaa gtggaaatgggACAACAGGCAGCAAGTCCTGGAGACCTGGATCTGTTGTCTCCCTCGAGCAGGGTTTAATTCAGTGCTCCTTTGGTTGGCAAGCCGTGCAAGGTGCATGCTCTCATCAGCCCACTCCAGAAGTGCTTGCAGAActctgctggcaggaaaacTTGGCAGGAATCCCAGAAGCCCAGTCCTACATAAGGAGAGACTATAGAGATTTGTGATAAGGAGAGCAAAGCTTCCAAAACCTCAG TGACATTCCCAGAGCATGAGGGGAAGGGCTCACTGGAGGCGCCTGAGTGGCAGGAGGAGTATACAGAGCTGATGGAGGATTATTCTGGCAGCCCAGGCCCCCCTCTAAAATCTCTGTCCCAAAAGGAGATCATCAAGCACAGGTGGTGCTCCAGGGAGTGTGATAAAGCCTTCTTGTGGCTCTGACACCCCAAGAAGCACCACTTAGTCCACCCTGGCCACAAGCCCCT CTGCAGAGAGTATGGTAAGGGCTGTCGTTCAGAGGGGAGCCTCAAGGCCCGCACATTAGCCCACGGGGCTGTGTGGCCATTCCACCCACTGTACAAGCTTTGCTGCCCCAAGTGAGGCTTGCAGGGGCACCAGGTCCCACACAGTGGCCAGCACCTCTTGTCCTGCCAGCAGTGTGGCAAGGCCTTTGCACACTGGCTCTCTCTTCACATGCACAAGGAGATCCATTTGGCCACTGGGACTGGCCCAGCTGGTCCCAAGGGGTGCCAGTGTGCCCTATGTGGGTGTCACCTGGCCAACCCCAGCTCCTTGTTGCACCATATGCACCTGCACATGGGGGAGTGTGCTTTCACCTGCAAGCAGTGCAGCAAGTCCTGCACCCTGGCCACTAAGCTATGGGGCCATCAGAAATCCCACCCAGCTGGCAAGCCCTGCAAATATGAGCTCTGTGGCATGGGCTGCACCCTTCCTCAGAGCCTTGTGCACTGTACGCTCACCTACAAGGTGGGAAAGGACTCTGAGGAA CTCACCATTACAGTGGCTTCACTTGCTCTGGACCTACCTCAGGCAGCAAGAAAGAAGCCACAGAGGAAGGGCCAGCAGGGGAGACTTGTGGCAGAGCCCACCCTGCTCATGGTGTAGGTGCTGAGGCCAGTGAGTAAGGCTGAGCTGCTGATCACAGCCAGCAGTCACTGCATTGCTACTTACCAGTCTCAAGGCA TCCCAGATCCTGGGGCACACAGGACAAAGGCCATGTGTCCATCAGCAAAAGATAAAATCGTTCTCTCTGAGCTTGAGGACAAATGCATTGTGATGCAGGATGAGGCCTCATTAATCAGTGACATGGTCATCAtccaggaggggcaggggatGGGCTTC GGAGCCTTGGCAGAAGTGGTAGAGGTCAAGACTGATACCTGCCTGTCCCAACACGCTCTGGCTGATCTTCTTCTGTACTTGTTAAAATGA
- the F2 gene encoding prothrombin, translating into MAHTKTTILRGLLFSSLLHLTLSHAGVFLEKGQALSLLKRHRRANKGFLEEMLKGNLERECLEELCSYEEAFEALESIDQTDIFWSKYQVCQGVAISRTILDACLEGNCALGLGQNYRGTISHTKSGIECQVWTSKYPHIPKFNATLYPSLIENHCRNPDNSSEGPWCYTRDPTVEREACPIPVCGEDRTTVPFTPLAREPTPMEPCEPEKGMLYTGTLSVTVSGAKCLPWNSEKAKEVLHEKHIDPEVELKENYCRNPDRDEEGVWCVTDEPPYFDYCDLHYCDSSLEDENQESEGLSGRSTIPKEFKTFFDEKTFGSGEADCGTRPLFEKKKITDQSERELLDSYTGRIVGGDGAEVGSSPWQVMLYKKSPQELLCGASLISDSWVLTAAHCLFYPPWDKNLSTSDVLVRIGKHVRAKYEKNKEKIALLDKIIIHPKYNWKENMDRDIALMHLKRPISFSDYIHPVCLPTKEVVQRLMLAGYKGRVTGWGNLKETWATNPSNLPTVLQQVNLPIVDQSTCKASTRVKVTDNMFCAGYSPDASKRGDACEGDSGGPFVMKNPDDNRWYQVGVVSWGEGCDRDGKYGFYTHVFRLKKWIRKAIENHAR; encoded by the exons ATGGCGCACACCAAAACCACCATACTGAGGGgcctgctcttctccagccttCTGCACCTCACCTTGAGCCATGCTGGAG ttttcctggaaaagggGCAGGCACTGTCACTGCTCAAGCGCCACCGACGTGCCAACAAGGGATTTCTAGAAGAGATGCTTAAGGGAAACCTGGAGCGAGAgtgcctggaggagctgtgcagtTACGAGGAGGCTTTTGAAGCCCTTGAATCCATCGATCAGACG gACATATTTTGGTCAAAATACCAAG TATGTCAGGGCGTGGCAATATCCAGGACAATTCTGGATGCTTGTCTAGAAG GTAACTGTGCTCTTGGGCTGGGCCAGAACTATCGAGGAACAATTAGTCACACCAAGTCTGGGATTGAATGTCAAGTGTGGACAAGCAAATATCCACACATTCCTAA ATTCAATGCCACCCTCTATCCCAGCCTCATTGAGAACCACTGCAGGAACCCAGACAACAGCTCAGAAGGGCCATGGTGCTATACTCGAGACCCAACAGTGGAACGGGAGGCGTGTCCCATCCCCGTGTGTG GTGAAGATAGAACAACAGTTCCATTTACTCCACTGGCCAGAGAACCCACACCAATGGAGCCCTGTGAACCAGAGAAAGGCATGCTTTACACAGGGACGCTCTCAGTCACTGTATCTGGAGCTAAGTGTCTGCCATGGAACTCTGAGAAAGCCAAAGAGGTGCTCCATGAAAAACACATTGACCCAGAAGTGGAGCTGAAAGAGAATTACTGTCGGAATCCAGACAGAGATGAGGAGGGTGTCTGGTGTGTCACAGATGAACCACCCTACTTTGACTACTGTGATCTGCACTACTGTG ACAGCTCGCTAGAGGATGAGAATCAAGAGTCTGAGGGACTATCAGGACGTTCTACTATTCCTAAAGAGTTCAAAACCTTCTTTGATGAAAAAACTTTTGGTTCTGGTGAAGCAG ATTGTGGCACCCGTCCtttatttgagaagaaaaagataacaGACCAAAGTGAGAGGGAGCTGTTGGATTCCTACACAGGAAGAATTGTTGGTGGGGATGGCGCAGAAGTTGGCAGCTCCCCCTG GCAGGTGATGCTCTACAAAAAGtctcctcaggagctgctgtgtggtgCCAGCCTCATCAGTGACAGCTGGGTCCTGACTGCTGCTCATTGTCTTTTTTATCCACCCTGGGACAAGAACTTAAGTACAAGTGACGTATTGGTGCGGATTGGCAAGCACGTAAGAGCAAA AtatgaaaagaataaagagaaGATTGCTCTGTTGGATAAAATCATCATCCATCCCAAGTACAACTGGAAAGAGAACATGGACCGAGACATTGCACTCATGCACTTAAAGAGACCCATCAGCTTCAGTGACTACATCCATCCTGTCTGCCTGCCTACCAAAGAGGTCGTGCAGag GCTGATGCTGGCAGGTTACAAAGGGAGGGTAACTGGCTGGGGAAACTTGAAAGAAACATGGGCCACTAACCCCTCCAACCTGCCCACAGTTCTGCAACAGGTCAATCTGCCCATTGTAGATCAAAGTACCTGCAAGGCATCCACCAGAGTTAAAGTAACTGACAACATGTTCTGTGCAG GCTACAGTCCTGATGCATCAAAGAGAGGAGATGCCTGTGAAGGGGACAGTGGGGGACCTTTTGTAATGAAG AACCCAGATGACAACCGTTGGTATCAAGTGGGAGTAGTTTCATGGGGAGAAGGCTGTGACCGAGATGGCAAATATGGATTTTACACCCATGTATTCCGCCTGAAAAAGTGGATACGAAAAGCCATCGAAAATCACGCGCGATAG